The proteins below are encoded in one region of Ostrea edulis chromosome 3, xbOstEdul1.1, whole genome shotgun sequence:
- the LOC130052487 gene encoding uncharacterized protein LOC130052487 gives MASPMEININAALLSYNSKLGVEISSLKPAQSNALEAILRGHDVIAAFPTGFGKSLIYEIIPFVNPNACVLVIEPLNVIIQQQLKKLCGLAIFLQKHMNVEDLDKVKKGKFPFIYCHPEFLIGNPEINKLLQGDFFQNDDTVIVIDEAHCVMEWGEEFRTDYKRLSELRAVISKAKILALSATLSKSSQLELIKNLKMKDSKVFVEKPMPDNIDICVEERPPYSFAAKESYRFVFEAIFNEVKTKLNECPLTIVYCSGSMHWIGYGYELAHSILREDIKADNGDPRVIMYHSSVEQDSGELKDRIHQLLSSESSALRVVIASSALGMGADLRYVKRVVHAGPPKSIEAYVQQIGRAGRTGEEAHAVLFYNKSDIGRKEMRSEMREFCKNKDICRRKMLINYFGYSSDTLHKTTKCCNICTPDLKALCVIPPVNVEKRESLRVAITELMKSKDPNLVNSMKLEVECIVFNHSIYLDYKNLEKDFNIDLHLAKDIALIIKQIMSFN, from the exons GAGATCAACATTAACGCTGCTCTATTAAGCTATAACAGCAAACTTGGTGTGGAAATTTCATCATTAAAGCCAGCCCAGTCAAATGCCCTTGAAGCTATTCTCAGAGGCCATGATGTTATAGCTGCATTTCCTACAGGATTTGGAAAGAGTCTCATTTATGAAATAATACCTTTTGTCAATCCCAATGCATGTGTATTAGTTATTGAACCCTTGAATGTGATAATTCAGCAACAACTGAAAAAGCTCTGTGGTCTGgcaatttttcttcaaaaacaCATGAATGTGGAGGACTTAGACAAAGTGAAAAAGGGCAAATTTCCTTTCATTTACTGTCATCCTGAATTTCTGATAGGAAATCCAGAAATAAACAAGCTTCTTCAGggtgatttttttcaaaatgatgacACTGTCATTGTTATTGATGAAGCTCACTGTGTTATGGAATGGGGAGAGGAGTTCCGAACTGACTACAAAAGATTGAGTGAACTTCGTGCTGTGATTAGCAAAGCGAAAATACTTGCATTGTCTGCAACGTTGTCAAAAAGCAGTCAGCTGGAATTGATTAAAAACTTAAAAATGAAAGACAGTAAAGTGTTTGTTGAAAAACCAATGCCAGACAATATTGATATTTGTGTAGAGGAAAGGCCACCATATTCTTTTGCTGCCAAAGAATCATACAGATTTGTATTTGAGGCAATTTTTAATGAGGTGAAGACAAAGCTAAATGAATGTCCTTTAACTATTGTTTACTGCAGTGGTTCAATGCATTGGATTGGATATGGATATGAGTTGGCACACAGCATCTTGAGGGAAGATATTAAAGCAGACAATGGTGACCCACGTGTCATTATGTACCATTCTTCTGTTGAACAGGACAGTGGAGAG ttgAAAGACAGAATTCATCAATTACTGTCATCAGAAAGCAGTGCACTACGAGTTGTTATAGCATCATCAGCATTGGGTATGGGTGCTGACCTAAGATATGTAAAGAGGGTGGTACATGCAGGACCCCCAAAAAGTATCGAAG CTTACGTTCAGCAAATAGGACGAGCTGGCAGAACAGGAGAAGAAGCGCATGCTGTGCTTTTTTACAATAAAAGTGACATTGGAAGAAAGGAGATGAGGTCAGAGATGAGGGAATTCTGCAAAAACAAAGATATTTGCAGACGCAAGATGTTAATCAATTACTTTGGATACAGTTCGGACACATTGCATAAAACAACAAAGTGTTGTAACATTTGCACACCTGATCTGAAGGCACTGTGTGTAATACCTCCTGTAAATGTGGAAAAAAGGGAGTCACTGAGAGTAGCAATTACAGAACTCATGAAGTCAAAGGATCCAAATTTAGTGAATTCTATGAAGTTAGAAGTTGAATGCATAGTATTCAACCATTCTATATATCTAGACTATAAAAACCTGGAGAAAGATTTCAACATTGACCTTCACTTAGCTAAGGACATTGCcttaataataaaacaaattatgtcCTTTAATTAA